DNA sequence from the Vicia villosa cultivar HV-30 ecotype Madison, WI linkage group LG3, Vvil1.0, whole genome shotgun sequence genome:
ttttttctttgaatttagGTTTTTATCATCAAGATTAAATTGATCATGGATTTTCCATTCAAATTTTATTAAAGTGATCATGATTTGTTGGCTTTTCACCCAAAAAGAACTTTCATCCAAGTGATCAATTTATGGTGAAGTACATGATTCAAAGGAGAAGAAATATTTCAAATTCACAGTTCTTAGATTTTTGCAAATTGTTGGTTAATGAGAATTGTAATCAAGAGCATTATAATTAGTCAAGATAAGTTTATCTTTTCATATTCTCAACAATTGCAATATGTCATAAAAACTACAAAGTATCATTTTCATTCAATTCTCAAATGGAAAAAATTTCATTCAACTTTTGCAAGAATAACAAGTTATTTTTTCTCATTTTACAAGTTCAATTTACAATGAGAAAAGTATTTGATTTACAAGAGTTGCTTCCATGTGTTTTCCTAAAGTTCTAAGTCTTAAACCCAACCAAAAAGCTACAAAATCCCATGAAAGAAACTTGAACTTTAAGCATAATTTCCATAAACATCTCTTCATCATCTTGGCTCGGATTTGCTCTTCTTCAAGCACCTTAGCCAAGGTCTATCACCTATTCAACATTCCCCATGCCcttgaataaaaaaagaaaacacaaatgaTAAAGCATAGATAATATGAATCAAAGCCAAAGATTAGCACAAGCATCATTCAGAATATTCCAAGATTATAATCAAGTTCCATTCATGATAAATAAATGATAAACCTTAAGATATTTCCATGAATCAAAACATTCAAATTGGAACATGATATCAATAGACTTCTTTGGATAAAACATTTGCAACAAACACAATAACTGCAAGCCCAatagcacaacaacaacaacatgattCATTTcaccaaaataacaaaaattcacaaaagacAAAAACATGATGACACATGGAAAGAGAAAAGCATCACGCGTTTGGTACAAGTCCACTCCCCACCACTCAAACGCAACACTACTAATTCAATTATCTCTCCAAACCAACAAAATTTCAAACAATTTCATCATAACCTAAAAACCAAAACCGAAGCTCTGCAAACAAGCAGCCACCAAAAACTCAACAAAGCAAGCAAAAACATCGCGAACAAAAAGCAACAGAAAACCTCAAAATTCACCTCACAAAAACTCATAGGAAAATACTCTCATTGCATAATAGTAATCATGCATCATAGAGCAAGAGaagaatgaaaagaagaaaaagaataaggaagagTACTCGCCGATTTCTGGAGAAAAACTCGTAGGAGCGCCGCCGTAGACCCCCACCTTTCTCCATTTTCTATTCACTAGGTTGAAGCTATTAGTGCACAAGTAAAAACCTCTTTGGTTGATTGGCCAATTTCCTCCGCGTTTGCATTTAGTTTCAgttctttttattcatttttagggttttagagttttgTAGATTTGTTGAGTTTTGTGAGGTTTTAGGTTATTTGAGGATGAGATTAGGGAAGAGGAGGGTGAGATTAGGTATAAATATTAGGCGCAATGTTGATATTAGGTTGACATGTCATGAGAAGACTGCATATTGAGTTACATAAAGTATCATGTATTCACATAATGATAGTGGTGTATGTCTAGGGGTGTAATCGGACcgattttttgttaaaaaaagttCGAACCGATGATATTTTAATCGGTTTTGTTTGGTTCgattttcaacatttttcaaaaatggaacTGAACCAAACTAatcggtttgatttggtttagtttggtttgatttggatgatcggtttacaatgtttatttttaaaaaaattatattcatcaGTATATTCTTCACTATCgtgttttttggtgtattttaagctattattttttaaaataatacatttcatgtcatttatttcatgctctatttttttaaataaattacaaTTTGCTCTTAATCCATACGAAATAGTGACATGATTTCGATTGCATCATGAAATAAGCTCGctattaaatataaaagttatCACTTTACATCAGAATGTTAGAAAAAGATTTCAAAGCTTAAGAAATAGAACATAACAAAACgcacatcaattaacatgtttcacacctcaaacacacatAAAACTATTTAGAAggaattttgttgaagaagaaacaaaaaaggttgaaaaatatatgaaaattaacaaagagaACTTGAACACGAAGAAGACGACCATAACATATCAAAATGATGGTAGTGAGAGGAATAACGGCTGTGGGCAGAAGGGGCAATAGTTTTGTGAAAGCATGTTTTTTGTGACTTATGGTTTATATGTTTTAGAGTTTGGTTTTAGTTGCGTGTTTTGCTGAAAGGAATGAACTGTAAACAAAGATGGATAATGGTTGGACTGATAAAAAATTTGAGCTTAATTATGagttgaagaaaatatttagagcgtCATTATTTCTATTAGTTCGGTTCATCGGTTTGACAGTTATTAAAATCTAAAACCGAGAACTGAACCGAACCAAATCGATTTTTATTAGTTTGGTTCGATTTTAGAACCAAACCAATAACAATCGATTTTATTTCGGTTTGGATTGtcggtttaatttgatttttctgATCCGCTTACACTCTTATGTATGTCACTCTTCTATTTGAAACCACTATGTactctatatgttggatttgagTACTTTGTTATCGTTCAAACATTTTTCGTAAAAGAATAACTATAAATTCGATTGATGAGTACACTACGAATCGTGCTGAGGACATAAGAAACCTAAATGAAATTTTCCCGAAGAAATTTCTAAGAGCCCAATATTAATTTAGGGAAGAGTGATATGGTCTATGTTCAATATAGACATGAATGCAAAATAATAATTATGCAAAATCATTATCGTGCAAAGGTTTCATCCGATCATTCATCaaatattgttttttctttttattttccttaATATTGTACTTACATGATATCATCCTTGACGAAACCAATTTATAAGAGTATGATGTACTTAAAAAACCACTTCAGGCATAATTTCACATCAAAATTTTTGATCAAGTCATGTTATTTCTCTATATCAGAGAAAGTCTTTCTTGAACTAATTTAAGATTATGTTCTCACAATTTTAAACCTAAAACCACTCCTCTTGTTTCATCAATCAAACCATCTCTTTGATTTATGTTTTTATCGTAGAGTCATTGGGAGATTACTGCACCTCATAACCACAACTCATGACATTGCGTAGTCAATTCTTATGTATCCTATTCTTAAGAGAGTTTGAATgttcaattaaaaattattttcgcCCGAcagaaataaaatgaataaaaagttAATAGAAAACATAAAAGAATTTGAAGGTTCAGTTACAACTAAGAGAAACGAAATGATAAAGAAGTTAATAGAAAacgtatattttctttttttagtgTGTTATGAGTAAAAGTGAATAAAGTATAAAAGGACAAATACAATATGTTACCATGATATGACAAAAACAACATTCCTTATAAATTGAATAGAAATACTTAAATGAccggaaataatttttttttataattgtgaAGAAATATTTATTGTATTACTTTTACTAAATACATATtgtatccaattaaattaattactGTTATTATAGCGATTTTAAAAACCCACGAtattatcaatattttttatgcatattaaattaatgttattattttatACCGATTCAATGAATGAAATATAATCAAAGTATATtgtcaaaaataatttaaaaaaaatgtatttcctttattattttatttttggtcatAATAGgtagggtggaaataggctaggctaggctttagaaggcctgagcctggcctacgataaacttaaaaggcctaagcctggcctaaggcctatcataggctaAGTTTtttagcctggcctggcctttttaaaagcctggtctgacctgaaagcctatttaaaaagcatGTATcttattaaagttttcaattagtctgtataacttaagaagtcttgtaggtcgacctatatatacatatataagtgaacctatttaacatttgttatatatatatatatatatatatatatatatatatatatatatatatatatatatatatatatatatatatatatatatatatagggtagcctatttagcttttttttttctaatatatatatgcatacatgaaccaacttatttaacatatctctaatatatatgaaaatatagaccgacctataaggcttcataggcttttttaatagcctaagtctgacctattaaataaaataggcttttaaaaaagcctaagtctggtctctttattaaataggtctggcctggcctaggcctatgtaggctgggccgtaggcccctgtaggccggcctggcctattcccacccctaataaTAGGTAAAATTGGATTGCGAATGAAATATAAgaaattaaattgattttctaATTTAAATAATATCTTAGTCTATTTGAGATTCACAAAAGCATTTAttgtttaaaattttgaaatactTTCTAATATTCgttcatattaattttttaaattctttattttaaattttactataaattaaatattaaaataatttgttttatttaaatactACATTTCAATAATAAATTACTCTTAAAATGCTTAAATTGTTTTTGTAAAGCATAATATATGAAATGCTACAAACACGTATTTTAAATAGTTATCCaaatataaaattattcttaAAACAATTGTTTAcctaaattatgtttttttttataatttaaaagttATCTTGGTCAAATACATATaattaaatttgaattgatgTAAAAAAAACCTGGAAcggcaataaaaaaaatattaaaaccaaATAATTCGTTATAATCAGTTTTCACcgtgcttatatatatatatatatatatatatatatatatatatatatatatatatatatatatatatatatatatatatatatatatatatatatatatatatatatatatttaatatctaATTTAATTGATATGCACTGTTTGGATAAATATTTGTACACTATCAATCCATTTTAGTCACTAAATTGTACTATTATTTTAAAAgaagttaaaataaaagtcaaacatttTTAACTATCAACATTTATGATTAATTGACGGTGTAAATTTTTCTTAGACCGTTgatgtatttcaattaaatttcttAATGTTTGTGCACTTTATTGGTATTTTAAAATCATTCACATAACCaggtttaaataattattggTTTTTGAATAATTATCAATTCATTTTTAGGTATTGAAAATGCGGGAGAAGATTAAGTGATTTTGTTTTTATGGTAACTTTATAACTTTAGTGCATTTGAGACACAAAAGAATAATTTAAATAAGTTATTTGTTAAGAGAGAAAGATTGATTTAGAGGAAGAATAGAGGGAAGGTGTTAAAGTCATTAAAATCCAAAGTCACCCAAAATTGTCTTGAAGATGAAACCAAATAAAAACGCTTTTAACTCATTGAACTGTTGTTTTTTACAtcccaagtgtttgattctttgtcaacatcagaaaaaactcaaaattattcTTTTACTTTTGGTTGTTAAAGTTTTGATATATTACATATTACGGATTAAtgatttgatataaaaataatttatacaagCTTATTCATAATCGTTTATTTTGATAAACACTAGTAATATAAGTTGCAAATAAGTTGTTTGGTAAAATAAACATCATATTCATTTGACTCACTAACACATTTAATAAACAGATATTATTAAAAGCATACAAAAAGTTCATATTAAATCATTACAATTTATTTTTACAtctaatgatgatgattgaaaccAAACACAAAATAACAATAGATAAATCCACATagcacaaacaacaacaacaaaaatacttaTGATAATCAATATCATCTTTCAAGTGGTTACATTTGTATCCAGTTCATTCACCTTTGAAGTGATTTTCTCCAGCTTCTCATTAATATCAAATGTTAGGTCATTCAAAATATTTGTGTTCAAAGTGTCGATAAAATTTTCTTTAGCAAGACATTGAAACAAAATCAATGACTTCTCCGTCTCCCAATTATTTTTCTCCAATTTTGCCAATTGTTCTTTGGACTTCACAATCCTCTGCATCAAAAAACTCTCTTGGTTTAGCATCTTCTTACCTTTTTCAAAGTCAGAATAACTTCTGAACTTTGTAACGACCCTTTGGACCTCGCATGGGGAAGGCCAGATCTCGGGCTCCGAATGAAAATCGCTATAAACTATAGCACAAGCTTCAATCCCACAAAGAGTTGCAAGTTCATCAATCTTTTTGATTAGACTCTTTTTCCTTTTAGTGTAAGTTATCCTTCTCGCAGAATCGTTGACCATAAATGCAAGTTTCACTCTCCTTCTCATGGTCGACGATAAAAAAACTATTGAAaacctttttgtttttgttatctaTCTCAAAACATTAGATCATTTATATAGCCTAATTTCAGTGGGTCTGTTAAAGTTAAAGTTAGATGACTGGTATTATGATGTCATCAAATTGACTTTAAAATGCTTTTAATTGTGAGATCTCATATCTTGGTATAGATCCAAGACTATATGATTTTATATaatccaatttttaaaatattgttttaagaaaaatatatgttttattggatttacacacttattattattattattattattattattattattattattattattattattattattattattattattattattattattattattattatcattattattattattattataaattgacATGTTCACACAAATTTTTGTCTTCCTCATACTCACTCTTTTATGATATAAAAATCTCTCATTCCACCATGGGAATCTCTCACACAAGATGTGCGTTTTTAAAAATATCCCCTGTTTTCGGAGGTGTATCTCCAGAAGTACTTTTTTATTTTACGTTGattttgttccgtagatgtatctatgaatttttttttaacgttatttaaatgattttgtAGTGTATCTACGGAATAATTCAAcgtaataaaaaaaggaaaattctttggccacctcccaactctctagcccacctctggtaaaaaacccaaactacccctgacttcggaagttcatttccgaaacgcaagaaaaaggtgttttcggagatgcatctccgaaagcgccttttttttttaaattgtcttgtttcggaagttcatttccgaaaacagcattttggaaatgaacttccgaaataatgtgcGTTTTgaagattaagcaaaacagccccctcccccaaatcatttaccctaatcttcttctaAACTCAAACTCATTGCAAAAATTCcgcaaaagcaagtgtgaagtatcagAGGTTGCCAAACTCTTCTttcaaactcaaccaaactcatcatcaaacactaattggtaagtttatcattgttttttcaagttttagatctatttgaataaactctattagggtgtttagaaactgaaaaaatcacattaagataggttagtactgatattaggatgtttagtaggcataaaaatagttttggtttaggtttttggggtctgccattggaggttgcagagaagctctgcgcaggggtgtttcggaagttcatttccgaaaacacctccatcccagttttcggaaatgaacttccgaactgtatcagaagtgcattttttttgttttttcatttgtctcgcatattaatcgatttcgattgtttacaggaacatgtcaggcaaccaaccagcacgcatcagacaggatagggagacccagactgcgtcggctagacgcgagcgagcggcggcgcagctggcgtcgacccagggacgggggcagggtcggggacgccgtgtgcgagttcccgtgggcgagggagagggtacatctgcttcaggatctaggagtcggctggctcgggcatcttcttcccgccagcgagaggaggagaaggaggaggaggaggaggtggcggcagtgccctaccacgagccggagggggtaccggatgttgaccctccagccggggaggaggatgagcaggaggacggctattcgggagggccctttgacacctctGTGCTGATtagctaccacgatcacgtcgctcggcgtatctgggaggaagagatattttttataatttaaccatttaattttcaccattttttatagtttaaccgtttatttgtcgcttatttaatatatgttgcttatttgttttttttgtaacaggagcgagagccgttgaaaatggtgaaccacgcccggaagattttcagtctgtttaaaccaacagctgagtggtttaacgaccatgtgcgaggttcagggcttagcgggctctgcatgacggggtacaccaccatcagcaccggcatgcagggggcatttgtggagcgctggcacaaggagacgtcctctttccacttgccggttggggagatgacgatcaccttgcatgacgtgtagtgtcttctccacctgccgattagggggccgctgttgacccactccaagatccagagggtcgaggccattaaGTGGATGAcactctatttgggcatggagcacgaggttgctcactttgagtgcgtcacgacatctgggcctcatgtccggttcaccacactgagcacttattttgagcaccacctggacgcggctgctgaggctgagggtgagggtgacgagctattcacacagtatcaccgcggctgcgctctccggtgctggtacatgcatgtggtaggtgctgcatgctttgtggacaagagttccaggtacgtcgacgtgacctacctccgctacttcatggacctggataccgttcaccagtggaactggggggc
Encoded proteins:
- the LOC131658512 gene encoding agamous-like MADS-box protein AGL80; protein product: MRRRVKLAFMVNDSARRITYTKRKKSLIKKIDELATLCGIEACAIVYSDFHSEPEIWPSPCEVQRVVTKFRSYSDFEKGKKMLNQESFLMQRIVKSKEQLAKLEKNNWETEKSLILFQCLAKENFIDTLNTNILNDLTFDINEKLEKITSKVNELDTNVTT